The sequence below is a genomic window from Streptomyces sp. NBC_00289.
ACCGTACGCCCACGCCGCTACACCTCTTCCGGCAGCTCCCCGACGCGGTTCTCCCACTTCGTGGACAGCACGATGGTCGTACGGGTCCGGGAGACGCCCTTGGTTCCGGACAGCCGTCGGATGATCTTCTCCAGACCGTCGACGTCGGTCGCCCGCACCTTGAGCATGAACGAGTCGTCGCCCGCGATGAACCAGCAGTCCTCGATCTCGGTGAGGTCCTTCATCCGCTGGGCCACGTCCTCGTGGTCGGCGGCGTCGGAGAGCGAGATGCCGATCAGGGCGATGACGCCGAGGCCCAGGGAGGCGGCGTCGACGGTGGCGCGGTAGCCGGTGATGACACCGGCCGCCTCCAGCCGGTTGATGCGGTCGGTGACACTGGGTCCCGACAGGCCGACGAGGCGCCCCAGCTCCGCGTACGAGGCCCGGCCGTTCTCTCTCAGGGCCTGGATGAGCTGCCTGTCCACCGCGTCCATGCGATCGAAGCCTTCCACTGATGAGACTGAAGAGAAGTTTCTGAGGTTGGTGCGGGTTGGTGCCGCCTGCCGCTCACTCGGGCCGGGAGCCGCCGAGTTCGCCCTTCCAGCGGCGGTACAGCCGGTGCCGGACGCCCGCCGCGTCGAGCACCCGGCCGGCCACG
It includes:
- a CDS encoding Lrp/AsnC family transcriptional regulator, with the protein product MDAVDRQLIQALRENGRASYAELGRLVGLSGPSVTDRINRLEAAGVITGYRATVDAASLGLGVIALIGISLSDAADHEDVAQRMKDLTEIEDCWFIAGDDSFMLKVRATDVDGLEKIIRRLSGTKGVSRTRTTIVLSTKWENRVGELPEEV